The genomic DNA TGTTATTTCCGGTGCGGGAGTCATTGCTACGTGTTCGACTAGAATTGTTAACAGTAAATGTACCCGATGTTGCGGAGCATCTTTTCGAACAATCTTACTATTTCTAGGTCTCTTCCAGGCCCGATGGGGAGCAAGATAAGCACCGTGGCCACGGAATACGGTCAAGTCTCGTCCATCAACACACCCTAGTCTGTGCAGGAACACGCCGCAATAGAGTTGTCACAGGGCAGTGGAGAATGCTATGCTCGGACTTCACTGGCCTTGGGCAGCATCTGACACGGCTGTCCCTAGTATGACGTGCAGATGCCAGGGCCGCAATGCATGAGATGGCAAGACGCGGCGACGAGACCGATGGCAAGAAACTGGGGCACCATGCAGACGGGAGAGGTCGAATTCGGTGACAGCTCAAAAGTGTGCGGTCAGAGTTCGAACGTGGTAAGAAGGCGGGGAATGAGTGTCCTGGATCGCCGAATTGTGGGGTAATAGCGTCGTATCTGATGGCTGCATGGCAGGCCCACCACACATGTGCAGGCTCGGTTCTCGCTCCGCGACGAGGCTGTGCACTTGTAATGAATACTAGACTTTTGCATTTTCAGATGCACTCAGTAGTATATGGCGAAGTAAGGAGTGCATGTGGCTTGCATAAGGGCAAGCCAGCCTTTCCAACCCCGTGCCGCCATAGTCGCGGACCTCGGGTGTTGGAGCAAGCGGCCTGTGAGGCCCGACAAGAATGCAAGGATCGAACATGTCTCAATTGAAGACGGATGAAAGACTTTGACCGCAAGATGATGAAGACTTGCTCGCACGACTGGGGGGGGGGGGCGTTGTTCACCGGAAGCGAACGAACACGGCATCGCGTGGGGGGAGCGACACCGAGATGCACCGAGAATCAGGTACATCGGACAACATGTCCCAGCCATGATTGTGTTCGAGTCTGACACGTCCAAGGTTTGAGAAAAGCAATCTTTAACCCAGTTCGTGGAGCTTAAGTATCCCGTAAGTGCCGAACGGTCGGCACATTGCCACGATACTTACATGCACAGTAGACGTGGTGTATGGATAGAGGGCTTTTGTGTGGTACTGCGTCTTTGTTCTCGGCATATGTACGACGGTCAAAGACTTGCCAGAAATGGGCGGTCAGGACAAGCGAGATAGGCCGGGCCCATCGGATGACTCGTATAGTCGTAGTTTGTGGTGAAAGATGTTGGAGAGGCTCAGCGTAGTGGGCTATGGCCAGAGTAATGGGCGTGGGGGCCAAACACCACAACCGATCGGCGTCGTCATCCCAGCAGGCTCGGTCTGCGTCGGTCTGATAAAGTTGGCCATTTCGCTATTTTGGCACATTCCAGTCGCCCTGGTGGTGGAAGATTGATGACTGCGGTCGCGCTGATGTTGCATGGTCGGGTGACGATCCTCTCCAGCTCGGTGAGTGCCACGTCTTGCATGGAAGTTGGAGATGGTTTGTTTCTGTTACCCTTTGCATTCCCCTGCTGCACGTCCTAAGTGGGCGCCGAGCCTCGACCGTGGGCGCGACTGGGACCACGATGGGTACAGCGGATATGCCGGGCATGGTGAGGGAAATCAGATGATGAGTGAAGACCGGCTGGGCGCATCCATTCACGTCGGACTGGCACGATTCCCCACCCCCACACTAACATGCCCCGAACGGTATCCACCAACGCTCTTTTCAGTCGGCCAATCCTTCAGCTTCGCGTGATGCCAGCTGTGGCGAGCCATTGACCTATCACTTTGTTCCCAGCTCTTCCAAAGGATCGTCACCGGGCGTGGGCCCCCTCCCCCTCGCAGCTCGCGCACACGCACTTCACCTCCGGCCAAGATCCGATGTTCACAGCCTCTCACCCCCTGTTCGCGCGCTGCAACATGAGCGAAAAAGTAAGTGCCGCGTCAATCAGCACCATGGTCCCCGCCATTGGCCACACCCACGTCAGCCAGCTAAGCGCAAACAGTTGTGCCTGGCAATCGGCTGTGTGTGCATTGCAGTGCCTTGAACCGGCTGCGGCTGTCACCGCCCCTTTGGGTGTCTTCCAAAATGCCCGTCCACTGTATCCCTCACGGGTGCGCCCTTCACCCACCTTGCTTTGCCAGCCGCTAGCTCCTCTGACGAGGCCGTCAGCTGCACCCCCACGCCCATCACTGCAGTCTTGAGTGTGGCAGGGCATGTCCGGTGTTTGAAATATTTAAGTACTGTACTATCCTCGGAACCGTTACCAAACATCCACTATCCATTGACGTATTCGTTCCGTTCGTCGTTGCAGCGTTCCGCTTATTCTTTGTCAAAGTTTGCCTGTTCTTAGTATAAAACCTTGCCAAACCGCTTCTCATCATGTCACCCCATCACGACGCACCTTCTCCTGCAGGCAGCTACACTCCTGAGTCTGCCTTTCACCACGCTGTCCAACCCGCCTACACAATGACCCGGTATACAGACTTCGACAACAGCTCAATTGAGTCCACTGACGTGGGTCTCCACCGATCCTTGATTCCTGGCATCTACGTTCCTACTGTTGCCTTCTTCGAGCCGTCATCAGATAATGTAGACGTCGAGACAACAGCCAGCCATGCCGTTCGTCTAGCAAAGGCTGGCGTTGCTGGTATCACTACTCAAGGATCCAATGGCGAGGCCGTTCATCTCTCGCACAAGGAACGCAACCTTGTTACCAGCACCACTCGCAAGGCTCTTGATGACGCAGGGTTCGGCGATATGCCTATCATTGTCGGCTGTGGCGCCCAATCAACACGAGAGTGCATTGAACTCTGCGCAGAGGCAGCCTCCGCTGGCGGAGACTATGCTTTGGTGCTTCCTCCTGCGTATTACCAGGGCCTGTTCTCGAAAGACACGGTCAAAGAATTCTTCCGCGACGTAGCCACTGCCTCGCCAATTCCTATTCTTATCTACAACTACCCTGGTGCTGTTTCAGGCATGGACCTCAACTCCGACGTCATCATCGAGTTGGCTCAACATCCCAACATCGTCGGCTGCAAGCTGACCTGCGGAAACACTGGAAAGCTCAACCGCATTGCAGCAGCGACCCGAGCAGCCACTGTCTCTGAACCCGGATCCGGCTTCATGTGTATGGGTGGATCTGTTGATTTCACTCTACAAACACTTATTGGCGGTGGATCTGGCATCATCGGCGGCATGGCCAACATCGCACCCAAGGCCTGCGTCAAGCTCATTGAGCTGTTCGAGGCCGGTAAGCTTGCTGAGGCCCGCAAGCTCCAGGCTGTAGTAGCCAGGGGCGACTGGGCCGCCATTCAGGGCGGTATCATCGGCACGAAAGCAGCCCTCATGGCTCACTTCGGCTACGGAGGTTATGCCCGCAAGCCTCTTCCCAGGCCTTCCAAGGAAGAGACTCAACGATGGCGAGATGCATTTGACGAGCTTGTCAAGGTTGAGAACTCTCTTTGAACCCACTCATTTGTTGAACAGAGTGAGACCACCTCACTTCCGGATTTGACGAACAAAATCGCGTAAAAGTTCGCCACGCCACGTTTTTATTTCTTTGGCTCCAAATGTAGCTTCGCATTGCCGTCGGCGTTGAAGTCCTTTGGCATTATTTGGATGGAGTTATTTCATTTCATAGTCTCatttttttctctttctcttcaACAGTCATGCCGGATCTTTGGAAAAGCAGTCGCTTCCAACATCTAAAAACCAAAGTTTGAAGTCCGTGTAGGATCACGGCTTTATTTTCCTGACGTAGACATGTCAATGGGCGGATATCTTGTCTTTTAGCGATATCAGTATGTACAACCAAGCTTCGCATCGTCGATGAAATGAATACTTGATCAACAATGCACCTTTCCCTGCGCCGACATTCTTGCTCGAGAGATGACACATGACACCGTTTCTGCACTAAAATGCTTTACTTGAGCATTGCTGACATGTCCTGTGGTTACCTCGCCACCTTTACCCATACCACCTGATTGGTTCCATTGTACCCAAAATATGCAGTGGGTGAGTACCATACATACTCATAGCCACTCATAGCCACTCAAACCAATCCTCAAAATGCACGAGCCTTCCCGTACAACGATGCGTTCCGAAACCCGAGTACCGTCACGCAGCATACCTACATATGCGGGCGGCCTTCCCGGCGCCCGCAGCCTAGCATACCCGCGTGCCTCATGTGGGGG from Pyrenophora tritici-repentis strain M4 chromosome 8, whole genome shotgun sequence includes the following:
- a CDS encoding DapA, Dihydrodipicolinate synthase-N-acetylneuraminate lyase is translated as MSPHHDAPSPAGSYTPESAFHHAVQPAYTMTRYTDFDNSSIESTDVGLHRSLIPGIYVPTVAFFEPSSDNVDVETTASHAVRLAKAGVAGITTQGSNGEAVHLSHKERNLVTSTTRKALDDAGFGDMPIIVGCGAQSTRECIELCAEAASAGGDYALVLPPAYYQGLFSKDTVKEFFRDVATASPIPILIYNYPGAVSGMDLNSDVIIELAQHPNIVGCKLTCGNTGKLNRIAAATRAATVSEPGSGFMCMGGSVDFTLQTLIGGGSGIIGGMANIAPKACVKLIELFEAGKLAEARKLQAVVARGDWAAIQGGIIGTKAALMAHFGYGGYARKPLPRPSKEETQRWRDAFDELVKVENSL